AGATTCTCACCCTTCCCAGGGCAGTGTTTGAGGGGTTTTTGTAATCTAATTATTtgatttggaaaaatgaagtgTTGTCTTTCAGAGtttcaaaaattacaaatttataGGTTTCCAGAAGGTGATTCTTTGATTTGCTATTTGCTTCATGGTTTCCATTCTATATGGGGTTTGATTTATTTCCTtatcagtttttattttaataaatgacCTGAAAACATATTAATATTAGAATTTCGAACAGAGTCATAAAAATGGCTAGGTGCACTACCATTTTCAATCTTAATTCTTCCCTCTCCCTTTTGAAGTTAACTTTTGTTGCCTTTTTATTTGGGAGGGATGACTTGGTTCATCAAAATAGTTAGTGAGCAGTTTTTTAGCTCTATCATTTGCTGAAGTTGAATAGCATGTTCTGTGATTTTGAAATTGAAGACGACACTCTATCTCTTTACctgtttaaattttaattttttccgtGCTCTCGATGATTCTGTTATTTACTCTTCGAGTTTTCTTATCTCTCTATCTCTTTAAACTTCAATTATTTTCTTGATCTCTTTGCAGTTTCCTCAGGTGCATGACTCTTTGGTCAACTGACCTCTTATTTtcttactagtattttttacccgtgcgatgcacggggatattcatttttttattgcgtaaaattttaaaatatgtgttattgttgttatatgtattaaaagataatggacattaatattaatatcacaCACACCTATCATTATCATCCCCCAATGTGtacacactttaaagtgtgttacATTCTCACTACCGCTACACATTAGGGTGGTTGGTGTTAATAAGGGTGTGTGTAGTATTTTTAACAATGGCCAAAGATAATTTATGGATTAATAAaggataaaatttaattttagatgtaagaaaatattagtttgtaagtatttttatcatgataaatgtgtttgtttttatcttgcaaaaaaaaactattttataaACATGTAAAAAGAAATCTAAGAAATAAAAGGGAGTTAAAAAAAggagagaaaaaatgaaaatacatgAGAGTATTAAGCTAGGAAAATTATGGGAGGTAAATTTGATGTGCATTTAGGTAATTTTcatatagatttttattttttgtttcatgtGGAATGGAAGTAACTTTCCCATATGAGAGATAACCTCACATGATATGAATGTTCTCTACTCGAACATGATTTCCTTCAAAGAAAGACGTCTtacccaaaaagaaagtaattttcattttttttgagGTAACAGTAGTTTTCATATAGAATAATTGTTGATTGagcacaaaaacataaaaaaatggaaaacatAAACATATTTTGACTCAGGAAGTTTTAATTCAAATCCTAGTATTGTGACCCGTGAAATACACGGAGATATTCATTATTGTTTATAATGtgtattttttcatattcttggttatttttatagatttacgAAAAGAAGAATcatgaattaaaagaataaaattcattttaaatATAGAAATTGTTGAATCTGCTTCACACCGGTGCTGTCTTGCCTGATTTGGGAGTTTATGCATCTTGAAGTTATGGCGGATTTGTTTTGCATTTTTTTAAGCCAAGAAAAGGTTTTTACTTAGATATCCAGATAACTTTACTATGGAGTATGTATATGAATCTCACATAGAAAAGAAGAGCTTACCTAGAACAAATTGTCGCCCTTGACTGGCTAAATCCCAAAATTTGTTGTACACTTGGTGTTTTCATCATTGCACCTTAAATTGCTCTATGTTgcaaggtcttcagaacttacaCATAAACTACTTAACGCTCAATTTCTAGTATGCTTCCATCAAACATGGTTCCTTTCAACTGTGTACCCAATCTCAAACTTCATCATCAACATCCCAAGTTTTTGGTCTTACACAAATGATCTTGCAAACTATATATTTGTGGTCATCCCAAGTTTTTGGTCTTACATAGATGATCTTGCAAACTATACATATATGTGCTACCTTTATAATCTTGCAAACTATATATTTGTGGCCATCATCATCGTCGCAACCTTATCGATTCCTAACAATGAAGAAAAGATTTAGTTGAATATAAATGCATTAATTCCATTGTAGTAATAACTAATAAACTAATTTCATAGTAAAGAAGATAATCAAAGCTAAATTGTCCATCCTTAATCGCATTCTAGATTACTTAATCAAATTAAAATCGATGAGGATGTAAGCATGGGATAAATTCATCTCTACCATGATGAACTTAAATAGAAAGTTTCTAAAATATAACAGTCTTCTGCAAACAATATGAGCTTGGGAAAGACGGATATTGTTCTGAACATGGCATGAAAAACTAAAACGCATCTGAAAAgtttatgaagaaaaactcaTACCACGAAAACATACCATGCACTAATAGAGAATAAATGGTGAAAGTAAAAGCCAAGAAAAACTCAAACGCATCTAATGATGAAATGAGTAAAAGTAAAAGCCAAATAGTGTAAAAGTCAGATACATAAATGCTAGTGTAAAAGTCTTCCATCTTTTTACTTCATATTCACTATAAAGCACAATCAAATGCGCTAGTATCATATCTTCCTTTCCTATAATACATCAGTACTCCTATAGGAACTCAACAATGACTTCACTCCAATTCTTCTATTAGTGGTAGTATTCATCATCACATCTACATTACAGCTTCAAATGCATTTTGCAACTGTACATCTAAAAAGATAGTTAGGTCAACGAAATGTCACAATACTTTTGACAAAAATATGTTTACCGTTACCCTTCTACTGTTGGATGAAAGCACATAAGTATTTCTATTATCCAACTACTTTTGCAAGGGACTTAATGCTTATCCCTGAGTTATATAAAGATCAAAGGTAGCGCCAAGGCTTGAAAAAAACTTTCCCCTCCAGTGAAATAGAATGGTCTTCTCCAGATATAGAATCCCAAGTTCCCAACCTAACTATCTAGAGAAAAGGTAATCTAGCATGTCATTTTCCTGCCATAGaaggaaattaaaattaaaatagaaccATTAAAGCAAGTGAActaataataagaaaataagaaatgaagcaTAAATTCATTCCCATAGAAGAAAACGAATAAGAGAATATGACACATGTGAATGATAGTAAAAGaggtgaaaagaaaaaaattacacaaTGTAGCATGAACAATAAGAAATAAATAACAatcaaaaattgaaataaaattgaATATTGACACACACTATAAGTCTTGCTAAGTAGTGGAGAAAAAAGCAGTTATAGAAGTGAATATTGCTGCACTGGGTTTTCTTCGCATGAATGATGCATGCATATGTGTGCTAACTTTAGACATCAGCAACTTTCTTGGACAAATGTAAAGCTAAAATGTGTGTTTCATGCCTTCCAAGTTCATTCAACTAAAAGTAAATGTCAACTTTCTTTTTGTAAGTAAGCAGTTTCAATAGCGCACTATTCAGAGAAATTTATAAGTTGCTAGAATATAAAAGGTATATATTCAGAGAAATTTATAAGTTGCTAGAATATAAAAGGTATATTTGAGATAGAAACAGAGATAATACTCGAACTAAAATGGTAGAGCAGCAAATTACCATGTGTCCTGATTCATGTGTTTAAAAAAATCTGCATAAAAAAGGTATTTTTTCCGAACAATATCCATATGTCTATCAAGACacaattagttttaatttttttatcgaTAACTCATTGATCATGAGGAACTGCTCAACTTTTGAACTGCTTCATGCAACCCACCAGTGTACAACCAAATCTCAATAACATGCCACATTTAGTAATTAGGGAGCTATATGAGGCATGAAACACTTTTATTATgaaagaaaataacataaaaattcaATATAAGTGACAAATTTAAACTTACTACGGTGAAACTATCAGTAAGCATAGGTGAAAGAGGCAAACAATCAAAATGGTGTTGTTCCCAATTTAGAACTTATTACTAATGAGTCCTCTGGTTCCTGAATAATGGTTGCTCCCTGAGACATCAATTTACAACAGCAAAACAGATTTTTTCATGTTCAGTAAAATTATCAAATGATGTCAAGTTTTAGGAGTGTTTTTTGCAAGTTTGGACATGGAGAAGAGAAATTTGAGTGATATACAATCTCCAGAACTTATGGTCATGCTTTATAATGTAAATACAATGTTGATCAGTTGTAAATTTTGACTTGGAGACTTCATAGTCATTATATTGCAGAATGTGTAGAGTTTCAAGTTTGCCAGGAGTAATTGATGAAATAATGCCTCAAGGAATGACTTAAGTGTAGAGTTTGACGTGCACAAACAGAAAAGGATGAGGAAATGTTAAAAAGaagcaaaataaaagaagatTTTATACCGGTGTTGAAGATGAGGATTTTGATGAACGCCTCTCAACAAACACTCTGTCCCCTTTCCTTCTCTTTCAATCTTCCACCTTCTAGTCCAAAATCAAAAGagaaatacaaattaaaataaaaccatAATAAGTGAAGTAAGTTGAACAGAAGAAACCTAGAATCAAAAGATTGAATAAAAGAAACAGGCATAAATCACATTTTTCAGCCTAGTTTATCTGAAGAACTAATAACAAATCATGTTGTTATATAAATTTCATAGTTTATCTGAGAGAAAACCTCACAAAACAGCCCTTTTAATCAAAATCTTCCTTTTGTTGAGCAATAAAAACATGGCAAACATCCACCAAGACTTAAATTCCCTTTTCCCGAGCCCTGAGCTTTTCAGCAGCCACATCAACATTTTGCTGCTTAATTCAACcaaatgaagaaaagaatttttcAGCAATGAAGAAACATGAGTGCAGAAGTATCAGTCTCACTTGTTAGTGCGGGTGGACTTTGTAAAGATAATCATTTATACGAAACACAACCAATCATATACTTTAGCGATTAGAATTTCCTGTTATCAATTTCTCTCCTTTTTTTCCAGGCAAAGATGAACGAAATCTATTAAGATTTTTTTGTTGAAACCTCCATTAAATTTATAGTAACAGAAAAAGCACTTGTGAATTTTCCCCAAATAAAAGTGAAGACTTTGCATGGAAAGTAAGAATAGCATTCGAACCCATCTTCATTATCTGTCAGAAAATACATTGAGATTGAAGATTGAACCTGTGGGAGAAGACCAAAAAGAGATGACAACAGGTAAACCCTCCAAGCCAAGCCTCTCAGTATTGCTAAAGCAAATTCCCTGggtgaaaacaaaaacaaacatgaCATAAAGGAACTGCTGCAGAAACAGTATCATTATTGATTTCAAGCAAAATTGTGaaagacaaaaataaaaggAGTAAGCCCGAATTCCACGAACATATACAGAAAACCAAAACCCATTTAATAATCTCAGATTCACATTTTTTAAAATCCAAATAACATAATTGgtcaaagaaaaccaaaaagaACTTAAATTTCTTACCTTCTGATGAACAACTTTGCGCTGGAACTGATTCATATCTAATAAAAATCAGTAAGGATTTAAGTTGAAGAATCTGTGAATGGAGAGTGGAAGAGGGTTAAAGAACTTACCTTGTAGTCGCTCGCAGATGGAGAGATATGGTGGTGAAACTGTTTCAgattaaacaaaaaataatcacAATCAGTGATCAAAATGAGGGACCTGTGAAGATGAAAAGGGGTTGAAAGGAGAAGGTGGGAAAAAGGTAAGGAGAAGGTTGTTCTTACCTGATTGAAGATCAGAGCTCCCCAATCTCCATCGTGTTCACCGCCTCGAACCGCAGAGACACCATCGTGTTCGTGttcaattctctctctctctctctctctctctctctctcatgtgAGCAGCGGCGCTGCTAGGTTAAGGGCACGGGGAAGGGCGAGGGAGGGTGTCGAGGAGGTGCTGAAATCAGAGGCAGCACGGAAAAGCAGTGTGTCTGAGAAAAGGTTTTAAACGACTTGAAACCTAGAAACGGCtgagagaaggagaaaaggaaGAAGGTAAGGTGAAAGGGTATACAGTTTTGAAACTGAAAAGCGTTTCACTAATTTAATAAATCCATTGAATGAAAGAATGAATGAAATTGATATGAATGAACTGCTGAGATCAAACCTGAGTGAAATAAAATGacttttttacaaaaatattcaTACCCAGCTTTCATagatattgaaataaattgctGAAGGACTTTTTTGCCCCCAAGGCtgcaaaactttgcttttatatatattatagatagattatagattccCAAGTCTATAGAGCTCttttagtgaatgtgagtatgAGCTGTTTGATGAATTGACCAGTTTAATCTGGTTGGTTGCCTCACTCTAATCCAATGTCTGGCTTATGTGACTTGCATTTTTTACCATCTCTTTGATACTCTTTTGTATGATTATGGATTTTCTGTACCATATGAGAAGCATTGGATGGCATAGAGATGATAACACACCCTACCTCAAGCAACATCACCTTTCAGTGAGGTTTATTCAACCTTTTTTTACGTAAGCAGTCATGTTGCACGAAATAAAGCACAAATGTTCTTCAATTTATGATGCACGAAATGGAAGCATATCATAAACATATTGTTCTTCGGCAGAACCGATGAGAATGCCATCAAATAGTATGGTAAGTTGGTAACTACGGATTCAAATTAAAAACGGAAGGGGAAGATAAGGAAGATGacttctatatttttatttccCACTTTTCTCAGGAAACATAGGAGATTATCATAAAGGAGGCAATAAAATAGGGGAAGCAACAAAGCTGCCATGTCAAAGTAATCAAATTGGAATGAATCTTTCATTCTTTCTTAGTCAAGGTATATGTTAGATGTGACTATTGAAATCTTAAGAGAGGTCTCCATTCacttataataattaataaagaaTTGTTTGTTCCAAGAATTTTCGTTGCTGTGTAACATTTCTAATGTTGAAATAACTCCATCTGTGTACCAGATCAGGGCAGGTTTATGCGAGTGTGAATTCCCTCAGTATTGTGACTCTCAAAGATGAGTTTCACCAAGATGGCAATGAGAAGGTTTGACATATAATTCATCAAATGCCTCTGTTATAGCGAGTTTCAATGAGCATAACTTTATCTGCACAAGAGGAAAATGATTGAAGgtacttcttttctttctctaattTATCTCCTTCTACAGAGCCTTCATTTGAAACCTTTTGACTTGAGTATTTCTTTCTATCTTTGAACTAATCTGAATCCCCTTTCTACTTGGCAAATTAAAAGAATTGTAGGTGCTTCTTTTGTTTCCTCATTTTTATTGCTTGCAATTTTCTCTTTCTTGCAATTTCTATCTTTACTACATGATTTTGTGCACATGTTTATTGGCTTTCACACATGATTTGTTGGGTGTGTCTATAAAAAAGTAGTTTCATGTATTTTTGTTTCAATGAGCATAACCTGAGGTCTGTTATGCTTTTATTAGTTGGTTCTTGATACTACAGTGCTGAATTTTATATTTGTGTGCATTTGCCCTTGAGTAATAGATTAGGAAGCTTTAAATGGATAGTTTTAGACATTGAATAGCACTTGACTTTACATAAGACTTGGACTCTAAAATATCAAATCGCTTAAAAGAGGAAACTGGATAAGAGAAACAGGTGGTAGGATTCTACCAGTTAAATTGTTTGACTGAGTctattttcaaatttatattattcTGATGGTTTCAAATTCTGATGTAACAATTGCAATGCAGGCCAATGAGTATATAGTTTCTGAAAAGTTTCTTTTCATGACTCTTTCTAGATTCTTTTGTCTATCCGGTTACTCACTCCCTGTTTATTTGTTGGCTTGCTGAAAAAATTTCAGGAAACAAGGTCATGCTTTTGTGTTCATTGCTTTCACGCTTAGTGGCCTCCCAGGCACTGGGAACCAAATGGATTCAATATGTTACCAAGAAGAAGCAAAGTGCAAGTTGTGCCAAGAAGAAGTCAATGGTGGAGCACACACAAGAGGATCATGAAGCTCGCTCATGGTAACATCAAATACAGTACCAAGTCAAGAGCCTAGAGAATGTGCAACTGGATGTGTTCAGTGAAGCTCCATCCTCaagctcatcttcatcttcccgCCACAGTCCTATTCTTGCCAAATTTCTCAGATTCAAATTACAAGCTGAGATGATGAAGGGTCTCAAACAGTCCTCTTTGTGACAGGAGAGTGTGAAATCAAGCTAGCATTAATTTTAAAGTGATCCATGtttatttatcataaaaaagTGATCCATGTTTATGAGATGACTACGTTTCATCTATCAAGTTTCATGGCCACATGTTATGCTATAGAGATGACTTGACATTGGTGAATGCCATATGTTACATTATCACATACTATTTTTTATTAGGAGGGCTTATTTTATATGTAATAATTTATTTCCTCTTATTTATATGTAATACCtatcattatttaattatttgttcCTAATTACCTATTTTTGTTGGTTTAGTGCTTCAATAGATatcttttttttccttatatAATCATCACATATCCTGGAGTTTCTTTGCGGAATATTGATTGCATTGCGGAATAGTGATTGCATAAGGCACTCATTTGCCAACAGTGTCTACTAAAtctatcatttttttctttatgcTTTCTTGGCATCTCCTAACTTGCAACTTATAAATAGCCTTCTGCATTTACAGATGCTCGGACATAACTAATTTAAATACAGAGGTGAAACTTGGAGAGCATAAAATACCACATGTCTCAATGTAAACCTTGAGTGTATCATAAGATTCAAGCAGGGTGGTTGAAATGAAGGAATGCTTCAGGTGTGATATGTGATACAAAATTATTTCGGACTGAAAGGAAAATTTCACTGCATAGTTATAAGACCTGCAATGCTACATGGGACTTAATGTCGGGTGATTAAGAGCCAACAGAAAAGTAACCTTGGTGTTATAAATGTGAGGAACTTATGTAGGATGAGAAGATATACAAGACAACAGATCATGGTATCCCAATGATTTCATTAAATTAGAACATAGGGAAGTTAGCAAAGTCATGGAATCCCAATGGGATTTTAGTGAAGCTTACAATTGAGCAATAAAGGTGCATAAATtactaaattaattttttaacgaAATATTGTTAGGAgagttacaaagtgatggaatcCCAAGGGAATTGTAGTGAAGGTTGCAATTGAATATTAAACACCATTAAGcctattaaaaatgaaattgatgtCAATTAACCACCCACTACACACCTAAGGAAAAACTACAAGGAAAATAAGAATGATCCAGCTTCCTAGGCAAAATAGATTGACAAAAAATTCCAATACATTATATGATAAATTCGTATTTATTagtctatttaaaatttaatttatacttGCCATTTGGTTTCCTTCTTTAAAGTTAGAATCCACACTCTTGAGCTCTATATATAGATACAATAGTATGTGCATAAACATCAGAGCAAGAACTAATATTTAGTCATGTCTAACTCCATAGGTTCATATTCTCTCATGTCTCACTCTGTCCCTCCCTTTGCATTTGCGATTATGCACACTGAATCATGGGTAatgattaattttgtttctctattatTTTACTCTctcttatatgtttttattttggcTCTTATATACTTGACGCAGAACTATGGTAAGATTGATGAACATGTGATGCAATACTTACAACTCCCAGATGATGGAGAGTTTCTCCTTACTGGCCCATTTGGTGTGACCAAAGAGGTGGGCTTTACTGTGGTAGACAACAAGGCTTACCTAATTCTTGGATGGTGTGAGCTTCGACAATTCTACAATTTTACAGGAAATTATTGGTTCCTCTTGAAACATGTGAACAACTATAACTTTCACTTTTCAATTTTGGATGCAACATTTGCTCAGGTGAAATATCATGTTGGCCTGTGAATGTAAACAAGAAAATGTTGATATTATGAGTGAAATATTCCATGTGCCTAAACAACCAGCAATGCCAATGATCTACAAAAATCCAAGTGGTTCTGCTGTTGTGTTTTGGTTTAAAAATAAGAATCCTTCATGTGTGTTGACACTTTCAAAAAGCCAATCTGTTGGGAGTTTTGTGGTAAGCATCAcaaaatatttttctatttcttcCTTAGTTTCACTAATTTTTTATACTCAAGTTTTGAtgatctttttcattttttaggcCTTGCCAACTAAAATTGGTGCATTTGTTCGCCAATTTGGAGTTTCTCCATTGAAGCTTCGAGGGCATGTGGGTGGTGATGTTACGTGCAAGGTGCTGAGCAAAAAACAAGAAAGATGTGAGGATTGGATCAGGCTAGAAGAAATTTTGTACACGTAATGGGGTTTGTACAAGAGATATGTGTTGCTTTAAATTTACAAACAATGTTATTTCAACTAGCTGAGATACACTAATCAATAcagataaaaataatattaatcttcCATTTGAAAACAACAAGTCAAAAGACAAAAACAAAGTAacaatacaaaaaaaaacaaaaatttaataaaaacaaaacataagAATTCatagtataattttttataatcttTTAATCAATagaatatatttaaataaaaacatatttaacaaaaaacacaaaaaaaaacccaaaagtgaatatccccgtgcatcgcacgggtaaaaagtactagtaaaGATATAAGCATGAAGTTGCATTTCTTGAAGAGATTGCAAAGTGAAAACTTTTGGAGAACAAGACCCAAACTAAACGTTGAAATTAACAAAATAATTACTACTTTACAAGACCTTGATCAGAAAACAGTAAGAAACTACACAACAAACAAACCAGTAAAGTCATCGTGATTGTGAAGAAACTTCAATTGATGATGTAGGTTTTATGTGATTTATTGTCAGTGAAGAATGAGCTCAAACTTGTTCTGGAGGATAGGCTACACATTGTGGTCCAGGCGCTGCtttttgtgggttttggaaaTTGATACCTTATCATTTCAGGAGTAATCGTTCAACACTAAAACTGGCTTAGGTGCCTCAAGAGACACAACGTAGTCAAAACTATTGGACCTATATACAATATGCGAGCAAGAGTGGTCAATCATTCTAATTTTGTCACTTTGGATGTTACTGCACGACCATAGTTTCTACGGTGAGACCAAATTCATCGTGGACAGTCGTAAAAAAGTTAAGGAAAATTGGTTTTATCCAATCATTCCACTGTTATTTGAGCTTTATTGTGATTTTTCATTGTCTATCCAAACATGATTTCTAACAGCAAAGAAGCATACCAATTTCATACATGAGGCCGTACAAAGCTTGAGCAACCAGACCTTGAAGGGAGCCAAAGTACCAGTGGATCAATTGCTAGCCGCATCTCAGAATGAACAAAGTAATAAAATAGCTGAATCTCATCGTGTTCTCCTACTCCAATGTATCTGAATTTAtgtacaataatttatttttaatatatcttAGAGATTCTAATGTCAATCCACTTTTAATGTAGtgtgtttgaaaattcttgTATAACTAATactaaagaaaaattaattattataaaaagATTATGTGAGTAGCTCCTATATATCAGAAAAGGTTATGGATATTGACCCGGTAAGCTTTTGACAATGACACTTGATGCAATTGAGTTGGATAAAGCAAATAGGAGAATGCAGCCCCAAAACATTTGGTACGTTTTTAGTAACAAGGTACTTGGGTCTTTGGGAACCTGAGTTGGGATAACATGGATTATTGATTTGAGTTCCATATCTGGGTACATTTACCCGTTGAGTGTTCAGTGTGTAATTCTGACATGCTTGGGCCTGCTTGAATCTTTCTTGCAATACATATTGATTGGTCAGTGCAATAATGTTTGATTTTGAGAGATAAGTAGGATTTCTTCGTGGCCTCCTGAGATTGATTGAAAATTTCACTTAGTAGCCCAATTTGAGCCTTAGCTGGTAGTTTCCTTGGTGTCTTACTTTGGTGAAATGCTAATTTGGATCAAGTGATTCATAGTTATATTAATGAAAAGAGCATGATGACAATGACCCTCTCCCTtttatatgaagaaaaaaaaaagaatcgaATCTTGcacttttatattttattatttactcATTTATCTACTATGATTAGGAACAATATGTCCTATTAGTTTGTAATGGAAGACATTTTTGTTGTCATTTTAATCAAACAAAATATGGGAATAGATAGAGTGACAACCTTTGGAGGAGTCTAAAGAGATTTCGGCAACTAGGGATGGTTTAGAATTGGTCATATCGACCAGGATGCAGCAAGGGAAAGGCCAACTAGGGCGCTAGAGGTGGAGTTGAGAAGACATAGCGGGGCGAAAATCCAGCACAGAGAAGACGATGTTGAGGTGTCATTTAAGATGATGTAGAAAAGCCACATCATAAGCAATTATCAATAAAAACTACTCCcccgttcctatataactgacactttaaggttattgcacaagtattaaaaaataacaattaatgttcttgttttattaaaattattatgtaacttcctattataccctttatctctcttgTTAATTCTAACTTCAAGTttcctaccaccaataaatgaagggtacaattggtaaaatataattaatgttctcttgaactttgtaaagtggcagataattaggaacaaaattcagCTAGAAATAGTATTAGTTAtattggaacggagggagtagatgATATTTTAACAAAGGGATTTATTTGGAACATCTCGAAGACT
This portion of the Lotus japonicus ecotype B-129 chromosome 3, LjGifu_v1.2 genome encodes:
- the LOC130742422 gene encoding uncharacterized protein LOC130742422; protein product: MTAYRERERERERIEHEHDGVSAVRGGEHDGDWGALIFNQFHHHISPSASDYKFQRKVVHQKGICFSNTERLGLEGLPVVISFWSSPTGGRLKEKERGQSVC